A region of Allocoleopsis franciscana PCC 7113 DNA encodes the following proteins:
- a CDS encoding tetratricopeptide repeat protein produces MTFDHFLARERALIIAISQANLILINSFSDRNTETLHRLPPNILTVQKQISFVLISSLLLTGLTTLEPANAQGRQLQRVASAPQNQQLNRLLRQGQEYVDAGKYAQAIAIYQQARQFDPKNPRLFSGIGYLQARQGHFTEAVRAYQQAIALDPNNADFQYALGYSLANSGDNASAAAAYRRATSLNAKNVNAYLGLGIVLLRQKDYDGALAAYRKVVELQPQNAEAHELMGLVFLKKQQYPDALRALQKAANLAPEKASVQLSLGKALVHQGNTTAGLTALEKAARLAPKNAQVHIQIGNVLQSQKDLSDALQAFKRATAIQPDSVEAQLSIGEILLAQENYLEAIIAYRRLIELAPQNAQAYYKLGVALKKRDRKTEAITALETALELYRRQSQKEGTQQAESLLRELKKSRG; encoded by the coding sequence CAGTTTCAGTGATCGTAACACTGAGACATTGCACCGACTACCCCCAAACATTTTGACCGTGCAAAAGCAGATTTCCTTTGTATTAATCAGTAGCCTGTTGTTAACTGGGCTGACAACCCTAGAACCCGCAAACGCCCAAGGTCGTCAACTCCAAAGAGTTGCCTCAGCACCGCAGAATCAACAACTGAATCGACTCCTGCGTCAGGGACAAGAGTATGTTGATGCAGGAAAATATGCCCAAGCGATCGCCATTTATCAACAAGCGCGTCAGTTCGATCCCAAAAATCCTAGACTTTTCTCTGGCATCGGCTATTTACAAGCGCGTCAGGGCCATTTTACAGAAGCCGTCAGAGCCTATCAACAGGCGATCGCCCTTGACCCCAACAATGCCGATTTTCAGTATGCCTTGGGCTACAGTCTGGCTAATAGTGGAGATAATGCCAGTGCCGCTGCTGCTTATCGCCGTGCTACATCATTAAACGCCAAAAATGTCAATGCTTATTTGGGATTAGGGATCGTACTCCTGCGTCAGAAAGATTATGACGGAGCGCTCGCGGCTTATCGAAAAGTTGTAGAATTGCAACCCCAAAATGCGGAAGCTCATGAGTTAATGGGCTTAGTCTTTTTAAAAAAACAGCAATACCCAGATGCCTTAAGGGCACTGCAAAAGGCCGCCAATCTAGCTCCCGAAAAAGCCAGCGTACAGCTCAGTTTAGGAAAAGCCTTAGTACATCAAGGGAATACAACAGCCGGACTCACTGCCTTGGAAAAGGCAGCGCGGTTGGCACCTAAAAATGCTCAAGTTCATATTCAAATCGGGAACGTTTTACAGTCCCAAAAAGATTTATCCGATGCCTTGCAAGCTTTCAAACGAGCCACGGCAATCCAACCTGATTCTGTAGAAGCGCAATTATCCATTGGGGAAATTTTACTGGCGCAGGAGAATTACCTGGAAGCGATTATTGCCTATCGACGCTTGATTGAACTCGCCCCCCAAAACGCGCAAGCCTACTACAAACTGGGTGTTGCTCTAAAAAAACGCGATCGCAAGACGGAGGCAATCACTGCACTCGAAACAGCGCTGGAGCTTTATCGGCGTCAGAGCCAAAAGGAAGGAACTCAGCAAGCCGAATCCCTGCTCAGGGAACTGAAAAAATCTAGGGGCTAA